AAAACATCAGGGTTTTGCTCAGTATTTAATCACTCAATcgaatttatttgtatagcacatttcagcaggaaGGTGGTTCCGGGTGCTTTTACTAGGACTGTGCTCTTGCAGCTAGAGATCTCAAAGGTTATGCCCCCAGACTAAGGGTTACAGCTCTTAGTGCACAGATGACCATTGAAGCCTTGACTCTTCTCAACCTTTTAGTTTCCTTTTTGATCTCTTGGTATTAAATTGACTTTCTTGTGTTCCTTCTTCTTTAGGTTGTTGTCGCTTGGGATTGCCTCATCTATAACTAATGCTCTACTTTCTGCTTTGTCTACCACCACAATATCTGACTGGTTCCCCAACAACTTTTTATGGGTCTGGATCTGGAAATTGTCTTAGCCTTATATTTCCACCACTATTACCAGTGCTGCCCACTTTGACTGGGGAACCCTTAATCCATACTTGCAACAAATCTTCCTGTAAAACCAGGTTAGGGTCCAACACACCGGAACCAAATGCCTGAATTATCTTCTCAGCATCCAAAGAAGTTCTACAGAGTCCTGCCAATGATCTGCTTATTTAATTCAAGAGTGTTGCAGAAAAAGAACCTCTAGGAGTTGGCGTCAGACGTTGTGGGAACTATCCGTCCCATATCATTACACCACCACGAAGCATGAACCAGTAATGCAAAGCAGAATGGATCCACCCAGTGTACAGCTCACCTTAAATTCTTCTTCAAAGTTTGACATGTCGTGCATTTAGAGATGGTATTCTGCATAACTTGCTTGTAGCATATGGTGGTTTGAGATACTGTTGTCTTTCATTTCTCTGTCCagcctcctctgacctctgacctgaccTGACAACGGCTGCTCACTggacattttctcctttttttgggCTGTTTTCTGTAAACCTGATATAGATCAGCACTTCCTGAAATATATTGTATAACACTCCCAATATGTTTGCATTCACAACAGTACAGTGGAAAAATAATCCCCCCTGACTCCGCACGCTGTCGCAGCAGATGGAGCTGCGTGTCTTTATTTGCTGTAAATCTGACAGACAGCTGACTGTGAAGCCTTCTGGCACTGCTTCACTAATTAAGTTTACTTTCAAACCTACTAGGTCTTCTGGGAAGAACCGACCTGTTCAAGACAGTCAGCATGATGAGCCTTGTCAGTCAGccttcatataagtaacaactCATCAAATGTTCGGCGTCAGACCTCGACCGTGTGAAGTACAGCAGTCTTGGTTTGAATGATTAAATACGACTTCTACTTCTAAGTCACATTTTTGGCCACATTAAGCTCATTTCTATAGCCGTATTTGACTGTGTTGAACTACCAGCTCTGTGATCAGACAGAGCAAATCTGGAGATGTGAAATAGATGAAATGAGTCCAAACAGATCTGTTATTGGAGCTCAGAGGAAATGCAGAGTCAGCTTTCAGCTAATGAAGTGCTCATCAGAGGGATCTGTGGTCTCATTTACAGTCCAGTCacagtaaaaagtaaataagcCCTAAAAGCTAAAGGGTTTTACATTAAACACTCAGAATATTTACTTACCAAAATGCAGAAGCATTGTTTGACATACAAAATCCACCTATACAGCTGGCAGAGCAAATGATGGAGGAAGTAGAAATCAGGTGCTGTGGATCTAGTTCTCTTGGAACTGATGATCAGGAGGAGATTTAGCAGTTTTCAGACAGAAAGGTCAGAATGCAAAATTAGAAGTATCCTGTCCATGAGAGAAGCTGAAAAACTAGTTCCTACATTTGTTACTTCAAAGCTGGACTACCGTAATTCTTCTCCAAGACGTCCATAACGTGCAGCTTAAAACCTTCAGCtgattcaaaataatgaaacaaatgttataAGGAAAAAGAGAGATCGTACTTCTCACATTTTAGCTCCCAGTTTTCATCCACAAGGCAGACTTAGgcttaaaactttcctttttgatcAAGCTGGCTTAGGTTATCCTGAGCTATTTCTGTGGTCATGCTGCTATAGGCTTATGCTTCTGGAGGACAAATTGAGAACTTCTCCTCCTGTTACATTCTCCTACTGCTCTCCAATTCTGCAGTTTGCTGTTATTCCACCTTTATGCTCTCTGATGGTATGTTTAAGGTGGTTCTCCTCGTTGTCCTGCTGCAAGGTGAAGCTCCACTACAGTCTCAAGTCTTCTGCAGCCTCTAGCAGGTTTCCTTCCAGGACTGTCggatatttagctccatccatcttaaGGTCCGGGTTTGGTGAGCCTCGGCTAACAGATTGGGAGAATACAGCGCGGTCTGAAGAGCCTCAATTCAGATTTATCTTCAGTTCCAGCTTCCCACTACTTCTGATGCcaacttccagcaggataatggACCATGTCACACAGGATAAATCTTCTCCATCTGCTTTCAATGAGTTCAAGGTACTCCAACAGcctcaaccaatcagatttcaTCCAACAGAGCACCTGTGGGATGTGGCGGAACATTATGGATGTGTGGCCCACAGATGTTCTTTATATTCACTAACATTGTAGGTTTCCATTCTGAACAATGGAGGATTTTTAATCTCCTAGTGGTGCTTTTGGCTCTGCTCTGTGGGAGTTAGTGAATGGTTGTGTTCATTATGTAGCGAGTAAATAAAACTACAGCCAGAAATGCAACATGTCATCCCTGAGCAacctttcaaatgttttagctcgttttaataattcattttccTGACAGTGCACAGTTTGCAGACTGAATGGAGCTAGTTTGTAACTGTTAAGCTCTATATTTGTTGGCTCCCTAATCAGCCCAAATATGCCAAAAGTATTATGCAGAAATTTGGATTTGCTTAGTCCCTTTATGCCTTTAATttaactacattttattttttggaagaaTACCTCTACCGTTGCAGTACCTCACAGCCAGCAGGTGGCACTGACATCCCACGATATATTCCACAATAGTAGAGGATTCTACAGTGAACACTAccgttttctttctttgtggtTATATTTTGTGTTCTGTGGACAAAACCTTCCTACTATCAGCTTCAACATCAGAGGTGGCAGCTGCAAATAAAGCAGCAACTTCCCCAGTCGCATTGTTAGATTAAAACACGCCAGCGTACACAGTCGCGCTCGCTTCAGATCTTTAATGACATCAAATCTCCATAGAAATTCACAGTTTGTGATCGGCCGATCTCGTCTCCCTCAGAGAGTCCGTACAATCACATGTGACATTTTTGAGGCATTTTCCTCTGTCTGGAAATTCAGTCTTTCTCCTCTGTGTGTTAGTATAACTGTATATGCTGGCGAACACGGGGATGTGGGTTGAACCTGCATGAGCACGTCCATAGTCTGGCAGTGGGGAACAATGCTTACCCTGACCCTTCTTCAGGTCAACAGTTCATGTCGAATCTTCTCTCGAGTGAAAAGGTCAAGGCCTTGTACTTTTCAACAACTACTCTCCGTTGGATTTCTCAGTGTGCcgtcatgtttttttgtttgttttgttttgtgaccCGGCTTGTCAAAGAGTCACTCGGTCCACTTTCATCAGCCGATCCAGTCCTGCTTCCTGCTGAGAACGAGCTGCAAACCTTCGTCCCCTCAGACCAAGTGTGACGCAGTCATTCCAGAGTCTACCCACCATCATCTGGGGAGGTACTCCTGTGGAAGACCACTAAAGTTCCTGCTCTGAAGCGCCTGGTCAACCGTGAGAATGAAGGAGTCGATCATGCGCCTCATGTCAGGAGTGAACGGGTCAAAGGAGGGCCTCTGGGCACCGGGACGCTTGAAGTGGCCGTCCTGGTTGCTCTGCGCGCACAGCAGCCTCTCCTCGGTGATGGAGACGTTTAGGAAAGCAGCGACTAGTCGCAGCTGGGGGAACAgggctctctgcagctcctcgtAGTGCACCACCAGGAGGCGCTGTCCAAACTTCAGCCAGCTCAGAGCGTGGGAGGCCCACCAGGGGGCGTAGCTGGAGACAAATTCTGGCCACTCTGCAGATAGAAGCAGAGAGGATAGATGGTTATTTCCTGGTAATTACtagattatattttaatgtgCCTTCATCAAAAAGAGCTTCTTACATTAATGTTTAAAGACAAACAGCTCAAAGTCTGGTGATTATCCAGATTTTGATAATTATCCATTATCCTGGAGAGTGGACAGAACTAAgtgggtgtgtgtctgagtttcagtttgtttgaagATGCAGAAAGGAAGCAGAACACAAGCTGGCTAATgcacaaaaatactttaatcaaTAGCAACCATGTTATTAAATCATCACTCCTCCTAATATCAatttcaactctttttttttggggACTAAACAGtctataaagataaaaatgattcAGCCTAGCAGGCAGAGAATAATATGAATGTcgaccatgcacacacacactcatggcTCAGGTCATGCAGAAGACTGCTGTGAGATTTCAAAGCGTAAACTGAAAGCACTAAGCAGATTACAATGAGTCAACATCATTCAGGACTTGGTTCATAAGTTCATTTTAAGACCTGCTGATAAAAGTCCTTAAAACATAAGTTGTTTATTGTTCTATAGTTTAAGACAGACAGGAGAATGAAGATATTTGAAGTCCCAAACTCATCAGTTTAGCTTTAGCTGTTTTATCTGACAAATTTTGACCTGTCCAGCCCGCTCCTGCACACCGGTTGTGTGTAGTTGGTCTGGGTTCAGTGGTTCTGAATGTCTGTGCACTTCTGAAATATTGCTGAGGAGGACTTTCTGTTTCACACGATGAAAAAACCTTCTGTTTGAACTCTTTGAGAAAGCAAAGTCCTTGACCTTCTGAGCAAAGTACCCTTCAGAGAAGACGTGTGTGACTGTGAAATCGTTTCCacctttttattaaaagtaaactAATAGTGTAAACCAAATAATATACTGATTTCTCTAGCAGGCTATTGTAGTGACAAACCTTTTtagtaatagtaaaaaaaaggatttgttttcttttttggaacAGCTTTTCATACATCTCTATCATGTCTAGAAAGGGTGGTGTTTTTTGGTGGTCTTAAGAAGGTAACAagacggggtgtgtgtgtgtgtgtgaccgtGAAAGCTTGCCTCTCTGTAAATAAAGGGAATGCGTGACAATAGAATCCTTCAGCAGAGCTGTAAAGCACTCGACCTTGAGGCGCACCGTTACCTTTGCTGTCCCACTGCGCCTCGGTGGCGTGGCCCAGATGTCCGGCACACTTGCGGTTGAATTCAGCTATTAGAGAGCGGTAAGGATTTCGAATCAGCAAGATTGCAGAATCGAACATCTCGATTTCTTTCTGGCCACTTTCGTGCGTCTTCACACAGATGCTGCGGCCGCTCTTCCAGTAATCCTTCTCCCCTTTGAAGCCTGGGACCGGAGAAGAAAATCGATCAGACAAAATGTGACTGAGAAACATTTCAGCTGCGCGGTTTCCCTCAGCAGCGCTCTTTCCTACCTCTGTTGTAGAGACTGCCATCGAAATAGAAGCTGCCGGTGTAGTAGCCGGTCACGAGTTCAATCAGGTGTCGGACCCAGGTGTTGCCCGCGCCCGGAAAACTGGAGAGCGCCACCAGGGAGGAGGATCTCTGAGGCAGAAACATTCTCTCTTTGCACCTGGAGTCTGCAAGAAAacgttattttcttttattcggCGAACTGTCAGCTGTGTTCGCAGCAGATGAGCgtcattgaggaagctgagagCCCAAAATGGAGTCATTTCCAGGACAACTTAGACACAAAAGCTGGTGTGACACTAACTGCAGCGTGACTGTGAGAGCTCTGAAATGGATCCGAGTCGAGATTTCAGGAAATATGGAGAGGGAAAAGGGGCTTTCAAGTGCAATTTCCTACTCTGTCATTCACTAAGTGGCGTTCCCCAGAGAAACCAACACAGGGTTCAGACACAGTGTCATGGTATGGACTGCTTTTATCACAGGCTATTCTCCTCAGATAAAACAGAGTGTTAAGCTTTCACTGAGCGGCGTGATTAGCAAAAAGCCCTGACGACGCAGACGGCTGGGGCCAGAAAACATTCGGCTAATTATTACGCTGCAGGAACGTTTTAGTTTCTTCCTCTGCTCACCTACAGCTGCCCGACATGCGTGGAAGAGAGATTCTCACCGAGGACGGGAGTGTGATACACCTGGTAGTGGCCGCTCTCTGGCGGTGCCGTGGCCCCGGATGTTGCCGTGCGGTTCGGGGCGCCGCTGTCGGCGCACTGCTGCTTGTCCGCCTGCTGGTTGATGTTGAAGAGAGACGACGTCCACGTGCAGAAACAGTGGGGTCTCTTCAACACAGCCAGGGGGAGCTCCTGAAAACATTCACAATTACAAATGACTTGTCAAATTTTTAAACcttgatgatttttttctcccccccatTCTGTCATGCTacaggcttttttttaatgttgtgagagtggatgaaaaataaacaaacatttaaacatttttacagttgaaaatctgaaaagtatggcTTGGATTTTAACTGAACCTGCCTGGAGGCCCAGAGAAGCGAATCACTTTAAACTGGTACAAAggcgatcgatcgatcgatagatagatagatagatgtgtAATTTATTGTCCCCAAGGGAAAATTTGTCTTGGACATTGTACGCTAAGCAAAGCAGCATTTATAATTTACACTACAAACAATGAAagtcaataaaaacatcacagtAAAATCATAAACACATATTGCTCAATAGGCAACAAACACGAACTGCAAATTCCCACATACTTCTGTCTAGTAGTAGGGAGCGGTGGAGAAACGTTAAGCAGAGTTGGGTTTGAAAGCAATATCTCAACCTACCAAAGCGCAGCCACCTGAACCGACAGGTCGGTCAAAGAGAGAGCAATAATCTGGTCACTCTGGATTAGCAGCAGAGATCCATAGCGGAGGTCAGATGCTGAATTTGTTCGTCAAAAAACAGGATTCTTTGTGTGGCACATCACCTCAACAACTCCATCATCACAATGAAACATGATGGCAGAATGAAGCTTTTGTTCAGTAGGGATGCTGGCAGCTGATTGGAGGATGGAGAGAGCTCAACATAGAATAGCAGACAGGAGGCTTAGCGAACAGCAGggtcagatttatttgttgGAACGGCCCAATCAAAGTCTACAGCTAAATCCAAAAGAACATCTTAGGCAAAATTTGTATGCTGATATTCTCCATCTAATCAGAGCGTGACCGACGCTGCATGGAATAATGTTTACAGCTGGTTGACACCCAAACagatatttggtaaaaaagtgAGATGTTATTTATACGAGGCACTGAATTCCCCACGCTGTGTCCTCTGACTCTTTCTGTTCCAGTCGGTCTCATCACATCTCCAATCCACCCTTCATTTTTCCTCCTGACGTTTTCTCACTCTTCCAGCTCCAGAAGGTGAGAACTTCCAGTGCCGGGGCTCGGAGATGCTGCGGGGATCTTCTTCTCACTCCGGTTATGCATGCCTGCACTCACACCACGCGACGAGAATTAATCACGTTGCTGTCAACAGCATGCTGGTTTTCTCTCCCCCTACCctctcccccttttttttcagcagagctgcagccgCTAAGCCTTTAGAGCAGAACTCAGAGAATTCTCATTAAAAGCACATTAAAGCTTTAATATTCAGCAGAATTCAAAGAGCCGTGTTCTCCCACATGTGATCCGGCAGCCCTCTGAGCCGGCCTCCTCTGTTCCACTGCTGGGTGCGCTAAATTAATCATCAAGCCTATCCCTCTTTCCGAGCCGGGAAGCCAACCTTATCGGTGCACGTCTCGATGCAGGACTGAGTGGTGAGGTTGGGCTGAACGGAGTGGATCGGGAAGGCGCCGACGGTGCCGTTCGTCAGCTTGAAGCAGCCGCGGTGGTGAACGTTTCTGACTGGAGGGAAGCAGAAACACACGACAAGAGGGGGGAGGGAATGAATAGCTGTGTGTACGAGTTGCTGAATAACAACAAGCTGAAATAGAAATTTCTCTTCACAGggtaatttgttgttttttttttctctctcgctCTGACAAGATTCCATGAGTAGACGTTGAGAAACAAGAAGTGGAGACTCTAATCTGTCGGCTGAATCTCTGCAGACTGTGTAGCACATTCACAGCTCGGCTGCTGATCTCCGGAGAGAATGAAGCTTCCGATTGGAAATGCTAACGCTGtttatgattatgattatttACAGCGGTTGCCCTTGCCCGGGTCAGGAAGGAAGTGCACGTCTTTATGGAACTAATATTGCAAGATTAAATCATGGGGCATGAAGTAGCACACACCTCAAAAACTCTTCCCTATTTTCTCACAATAAACCTACACAAACCTTCATGTTTTTACTACGATTCTATCTGCATTTTGATAAA
This region of Xiphophorus hellerii strain 12219 chromosome 11, Xiphophorus_hellerii-4.1, whole genome shotgun sequence genomic DNA includes:
- the wscd1b gene encoding WSC domain-containing protein 1 codes for the protein MVVPLSKLHCLLKRAQMLLLCLGIAYLMAGSILLLQRSTIRAAQPNPPSLPPLLSLVAPPAALGTAGMGMRARSRWAAVQAVSSGGVKASRSWPGSRGLGVQHLHRRWFHSLLPESPEQKVPLHRSSRHKGTYMGCFLHNASDRALGGTMLYDLRKMTSSLCQDTCSESGYQFAGLEYGAECHCGNRISSPQAPEEDCSLVCRGERGSPCGGVGRLSIYKVEEQLPGHRKFRNVHHRGCFKLTNGTVGAFPIHSVQPNLTTQSCIETCTDKELPLAVLKRPHCFCTWTSSLFNINQQADKQQCADSGAPNRTATSGATAPPESGHYQVYHTPVLDSRCKERMFLPQRSSSLVALSSFPGAGNTWVRHLIELVTGYYTGSFYFDGSLYNRGFKGEKDYWKSGRSICVKTHESGQKEIEMFDSAILLIRNPYRSLIAEFNRKCAGHLGHATEAQWDSKEWPEFVSSYAPWWASHALSWLKFGQRLLVVHYEELQRALFPQLRLVAAFLNVSITEERLLCAQSNQDGHFKRPGAQRPSFDPFTPDMRRMIDSFILTVDQALQSRNFSGLPQEYLPR